One Brassica napus cultivar Da-Ae chromosome C4, Da-Ae, whole genome shotgun sequence genomic region harbors:
- the LOC106390775 gene encoding long-chain-fatty-acid--[acyl-carrier-protein] ligase AEE15, chloroplastic-like, which translates to MTSTSLGPSMLLSYGSSSRDFHDLRFRLISGPRVRVPSFRRFRIHCVSKGKDVTPIIESSSSSGGDAALSYSEWKAVPDIWRSSAEKYGDKIALVDPYHDPPLKLTYNQLEQEILDFAEGLRAVGVKADEKIALFADNSCRWLVSDQGIMSTGAVNVVRGSRSSVEELLQIYQHSESVALVVDNPEFFNRIADTFTSKVSLRFLILLWGEKSSLVTQGMQIPVYSYTDIKNLGQEKRAGSNDTRKSINPDDTAAIMYTSGTTGNPKGVMLTHRNLLHQIKHLSAYVPAEAGDRFLSMLPSWHAYERACEYFIFTCGVEQMYTSIRFLKEDLKRYQPHYLISVPLVYETLYSGIQKQISTSSAARKYLALTLIKISLAYMEMKRIYEGMCLTKEQKPPMYIVSLVDWLRARVVAALLWPLHMLAKILIYKKIHASIGISKAGISGGGSLPIHIDKFFEAIGVILQNGYGLTETSPVICARTLSCNVIGSAGYPMHGTEFKIVDPETNTVLPPGSKGIVKVRGPQIMKGYYKNPTTTKQVLNESGWFNTGDMGWIAPHHSTGRSRRCGGLIVLEGRAKDTIVLSTGENVEPLEIEEAAMRSRLIDQIVVIGQDQRRLGAIIMPNKEEAEKLDPETSQLSSEKLKSLVYQELRKWTSECSFQVGPVLIVDEPFTIDNGLMTPTMKIRRDKVVAKYKDEINQLYN; encoded by the exons ATGACGTCGACTTCCTTGGGACCTTCGATGCTTCTCTCGTACGGCTCTTCTTCCCGTGACTTTCATGATCTCCGGTTCAGATTGATTTCGGGTCCTCGTGTTCGAGTTCCTTCGTTCCGGAGATTTCGGATTCACTGCGTGTCCAAG GGAAAGGACGTGACGCCAATCATTGAAAGCTCTTCATCGTCAGGAGGAGATGCTGCTTTAAGCTATAGTGAATGGAAGGCTGTCCCAGATATCTGGAGATCTTCTGCAGAAAAGTATGGGGATAAAATTGCACTTGTAGATCCTTACCATGACCCACCTTTGAAATTGACATACAACCAG TTGGAACAAGAGATTCTGGACTTTGCTGAGGGATTACGAGCTGTTGGAGTGAAAGCAGATGAGAAGATTGCACTTTTTGCTGATAATTCCTGTAGATGGCTTGTCTCAGATCAAG GTATAATGTCTACAGGAGCAGTCAATGTTGTCAGAGGATCTAGGTCCTCTGTTGAAGAATTACTGCAGATATACCAACATTCTGAAAG TGTAGCTCTTGTTGTGGACAATCCTGAGTTTTTCAACCGCATCGCTGATACATTTACATCCAAAGTGTCTCTGAGGTTTCTGATACTTCTCTGGGGTGAGAAGTCATCATTGGTTACACAGGGGATGCAGATTCCAGTTTACAGCTACACAGACATTAAAAACCTAGGACAGGAGAAACGTGCAGGATCTAACGATACAA GGAAATCCATCAATCCAGATGACACAGCCGCGATTATGTATACCAGTGGTACCACCGGGAATCCCAAAGGCGTTATGCTTACACATCGGAATCTCTTACACCAG ATAAAACATTTATCTGCATATGTACCTGCTGAAGCTGGCGATAGATTTCTAAGCATGTTGCCTTCATGGCATGCCTACGAACGTGCTTGCGAATACTTCATATTCACATGTGGAGTTGAGCAAATGTATACGTCTATAAGATTCTTAAAG GAAGATCTAAAGCGGTATCAACCACACTATCTTATATCCGTTCCTTTGGTATATGAGACACTTTACAG TGGTATTCAAAAGCAGATTTCCACAAGTTCAGCTGCCCGTAAATATCTAGCACTTACACTGATCAAAATCAGTCTCGCATATATGGAGATGAAGCgaatttatgag GGTATGTGTCTGACAAAAGAGCAAAAGCCTCCAATGTATATTGTCTCTTTGGTTGATTGGTTGCGGGCGAGAGTAGTTGCTGCTTTATTGTGGCCATTACATATGTTGGCCAAAATACTAATCTACAAGAAAATCCATGCCTCTATTGGGATATCAAAG GCTGGTATCAGCGGAGGTGGTAGTTTACCCATTCACATTGACAAGTTTTTTGAG GCCATCGGTGTGATTCTACAAAATGGTTATGGTTTGACAGAGACATCCCCGGTTATCTGTGCACGGACGCTTAGCTGTAAC GTTATTGGCTCAGCTGGATATCCAATGCATGGTACAGAGTTCAAAATTGTAGATCCTGAGACTAATACTGTTCTCCCTCCTGGTTCAAAGGGCATTGTCAAAGTCAGAGGCCCACAGATTATGAAAGGTTATTATAAG AATCCAACAACCACAAAGCAAGTTCTAAATGAAAGTGGATGGTTCAACACAGGAGATATGGGCTGGATCGCTCCTCATCACTCAACGGGAAGGAGTCGCCGCTGTGGAGGTCTCATCGTTCTTGAAGGCCGTGCCAAAGACACAATTGTTCTCTCCACAG GTGAAAACGTGGAACCATTAGAGATTGAAGAAGCTGCCATGAGAAGCAGATTGATAGATCAAATCGTGGTTATTGGACAG GATCAACGACGCCTTGGAGCTATCATAATGCCAAACAAAGAGGAAGCAGAAAAGCTAGATCCTGAAACATCCCAACTTAGCAGCGAAAAATTAAAGAGCTTAGTTTACCAAGAACTGAGGAAATG GACATCAGAATGCTCGTTCCAAGTCGGACCAGTCTTGATCGTGGATGAGCCCTTCACG ATAGACAATGGCTTAATGACACCAACGATGAAGATTAGAAGGGACAAGGTCGTGGCTAAGTACAAAGACGAGATTAATCAACTTTACAATTAA